Within the Pseudomonas putida genome, the region GCAGTAGATATATCCCCTGACGACATTTTTGTAGCACTGATTCCAGCACCAAACGAGAACTTTTCGTTTGGCAGAGGCGAATTACAGCTAGCGGAAGGTAGTCCCAAGTGGTGATTTGAGCTCTAAGGCTTGGGAGTCTTATACCCCAAGCCTTAATAAGTCGAACACAGAAAACCTAGATACTACTGATGCCTTGACTTCAACAACGAAACACCGGTCATCTCTTTGGGCTGCGGAAGATCGAGGACATCTAGAATGGTTGGAGCAATATCACACAGCCGTCCATTACTTAGATCGAATTTACTCCCACCGGAAATGTAGATGAGCGGAACAGCATTAAGAGTATGGGCAGTGTGAACTTGTCCGGCCTCAGGATCCCACATCTGCTCGACGTTGCCGTGGTCTGCAGTTATCAGGCAATTGCCACCCGACACAAGCACTGCGTCTACAACACGCCGCAGACATTGATCGACGGCCTCCACAGCTTTTACAGCAGCTTCAAAAACACCACTATGTCCAACCATGTCCCCATTTGCATAATTACATACAATCAAGTCATGATTGGCACTTAAAATTTCTGCGACTAAATTATCCGTCAACTCAAAGGCACTCATCTTGGGCTGAAGATCGTAGGACTCCACCAGCGGAGATTTAACAAGAATCCTTTTTTCCAATGAGAATGGCTCTTCCTGCCCCCCATTAAAGAAAAACGTAACGTGGGCATACTTTTCTGTTTCGGCAATTCTAAGTTGAGACCTTCCCAGCCGGGCCATGTACTCACCCAGACTGTTCCTAATAGGTTCTGGCGGAAAAGCACACAATACATCCAACTCTTCTGCGTAGCGCGTCATAGTGAGCATCTGCTCTTTGCTTATGACAAAAGGTCTCTTGAATTCAGAAAAATTAGAATCAGTGAGCGCTTTGCAAATTTGACGAGATCGGTCAGGTCTGAAGTTCAACAGTATGACTGCATCGTTTTCACTGATGACAACAGGGCTGCCAACCGATGTTGCCTGGACAAACTCATCGCTTTCGTCACGTGCATAGGCTTCTTGAAGAGCCTCCTGCGCAGTTTCATAGTGAAACTTGCTTTGCCCTTGAACAATTAACCTGTAGGCCGCCTCTACCCGACTCCAGCGGTTATCGCGATCCATCGCATAGTAACGCCCTACTAACGACGCAATTCTACCTCCGCCATTGTTGGCCAATTCAAGCTCAAGGGCAGAAATAGATTCCGAAGCGCTTTTAGGTGGGGTATCTCGCCCATCAAGGAACGCATGAACATAGTATTGTTCGATACCATTCGCCGCAACCAAACTGGCTGCTGCAACAAAATGATCCAAGTGACTATGAACACCGCCAGATGACAATAAGCCAAGCAGATGAACTGAACCACCTCGTTGCCTTGTACGTTTCACAACCTCCAGAAAAGCATCGTTCTCATAGAACGAGCCATCTTCGATACTTTTGTTGATCCGCGAGAAATTTTGATAAACGATCCGACCCGCTCCGAGGTTCATATGACCGACCTCGGAATTTCCCATTTGACCTTCAGGAAGCCCTACAGCCATACCGGACGTCGCAATCTCACTGTGGGGGTAATTTTCGAAAAGGTAGTCCAGGGTCGGAGTGTTGGCAGCAGCTACTGCATTGGCGTCCTGCTGAGACCTCAGTCCAATTCCATCCAAAATAATTAGAGTGCAGGTTGTCATATGAGAACCTCTAAATAATATTCCTGGCGCACACGGCTCATACTTCTACTTAGAGGTAAACCGTGCGCGCAATGGTCAGTCGGCATCTACGAGGATTGTCCCAGCGCCTTAGGACGCCTGGCCTTCAAGAGCCTCCTCAATACGAAGCAAACGGTTGTACTTTCCAACACGATCTGAACGACACAGCGAGCCGGTTTTGATCTGCCCGGCGTTAGTCGCTACGGCCAGATCGGCAATCGTTGTATCCTCCGTTTCCCCGGATCGATGAGAAATCACCGCAGCATAACCAGCCTCTTGCGCCATACGTAT harbors:
- the gpmI gene encoding 2,3-bisphosphoglycerate-independent phosphoglycerate mutase — protein: MTTCTLIILDGIGLRSQQDANAVAAANTPTLDYLFENYPHSEIATSGMAVGLPEGQMGNSEVGHMNLGAGRIVYQNFSRINKSIEDGSFYENDAFLEVVKRTRQRGGSVHLLGLLSSGGVHSHLDHFVAAASLVAANGIEQYYVHAFLDGRDTPPKSASESISALELELANNGGGRIASLVGRYYAMDRDNRWSRVEAAYRLIVQGQSKFHYETAQEALQEAYARDESDEFVQATSVGSPVVISENDAVILLNFRPDRSRQICKALTDSNFSEFKRPFVISKEQMLTMTRYAEELDVLCAFPPEPIRNSLGEYMARLGRSQLRIAETEKYAHVTFFFNGGQEEPFSLEKRILVKSPLVESYDLQPKMSAFELTDNLVAEILSANHDLIVCNYANGDMVGHSGVFEAAVKAVEAVDQCLRRVVDAVLVSGGNCLITADHGNVEQMWDPEAGQVHTAHTLNAVPLIYISGGSKFDLSNGRLCDIAPTILDVLDLPQPKEMTGVSLLKSRHQ